A window of the Agrococcus jejuensis genome harbors these coding sequences:
- a CDS encoding mycothiol transferase: MDAIALLHELYGRIPGEVRRAVEGLTPEQLVARPADGANTIGWLVWHLTRVQDHHVSELLDEPQLWQSGDWAASFGLDADPHDTGYGHDAADVARVRPASADAALAYFDAVHARTTAYLATLAPADLDRVVDERWDPPVTLGVRLVSIADDDVQHAGQAAYARGLLGA, translated from the coding sequence ATGGACGCCATCGCCCTGCTGCACGAGCTCTACGGCCGCATCCCCGGCGAGGTGCGCCGCGCCGTCGAGGGCCTCACGCCCGAGCAGCTCGTCGCGCGCCCCGCCGATGGCGCGAACACCATCGGCTGGCTCGTGTGGCACCTCACGCGCGTGCAGGACCACCACGTGTCCGAGCTGCTCGACGAGCCCCAGCTGTGGCAGTCGGGCGACTGGGCCGCGTCGTTCGGCCTCGACGCCGACCCGCACGACACGGGCTACGGGCACGACGCCGCCGACGTCGCCCGCGTGCGCCCCGCATCCGCCGACGCCGCGCTCGCGTACTTCGACGCCGTGCACGCTCGCACGACGGCCTACCTCGCGACGCTCGCCCCCGCCGACCTCGACCGCGTCGTCGACGAGCGGTGGGATCCTCCCGTCACGCTCGGCGTACGGCTCGTGAGCATCGCCGACGACGACGTGCAGCACGCCGGCCAGGCCGCCTACGCGCGGGGGCTGCTGGGCGCATGA